The window CTGCAGGTCGATGTCGAGAACGGCATCCAGGGGCCGCCGCAGGCGGTGGCGGTCACGCCCGACGCGAGCGTCGCGCTCGTCGCCGCGCCGACCCGCTACGACCAGGCCGGGAAGCGGCTCGTCTTCGATACGTTCCTGCAGGTCGTGGATCTCAAGGCGTCGCCGCCAGCCGTCACGCGCATCGAGCTCGGCGCGCATCCGCAGGGCATCGCGATCGACCGCTCGGGCCGGCTCGCGTTCGTCACGGACGTCGACGGCGGCGTGTCGGTGCTGCATATCGACGGCGCGCGCGTGACGCTCGACGGCAGCCTGAAGATCGGCAAGAAGCGGCTCGCCGGCGTCAGCTTCACGCACGACGGCGCGCACGCGCTCGTCGCGCTGCGCGACGAGCAGGGCGTCGCGGTGCTGAACGTCGACGACGGCAAGGTCACCGACAGCGGCACGCGCCTGAGCAGCGGCGTTGCGCCGTATACGATCGACGTGTCGAGCGACGGCCGCTGGGCGGTGGTCAGCAACGTCGGGCTCGCCGGCCTGCCGGGCTATGCCGGCAAGCTCGCGGGCGACGCCGATACGATTGCGCTGATCGACGTGTCGCGCACGCCGTTCCGCACGGTCCAGTACCTGAGCGTGCCGTCGCTGCCGGAGGGTGTCGCGATCTCGCCGGACGGCAAGTGGATCGCGGTGCAGACGATGGACGGCTCGAACCTGACGCCCGACAATCCGGGCCGCCGCAAGCGCGGCAAGGTGCTGCTGTTCGCGATCCGCGACGGTCAGGCCGTCAAGGCCGGTGAAGCGGCCGGCGGCGAGGCCGCGCAAGGCGTCGTGTTTACGGCCGACAGCCGTCACGTGATCGTGCAGTTCAACGTCGAGCGGGAGCTGGCGCTGTATGCGGTCAACGGCGGCAAGCTGCGCGACACGGGCGAGCGGATCGCGCTGACGGGCGGCCCGTCGTCGCTGCGGACCTTTCCGCGTTGAACGGGGTAGCGTGCGGCGGGCGATGCGCCCGCCTGCGCGCGCACGCGGGCCGCGCGGCACGGCAGCCGGTTCGAGCGGCGCGCGTTCGACGGGCTGAGACGGGCTGATACGGGCTGGGGCCGGCGCGTCGTCCGGCGATGAAGCTGTCGGTCAGCGCGTCACGCCGGGTCGACGCGCATCTCGGCGCACGCCGACCTCCCGCCGCCGCTACGGACGCAGCAGATCGAATCCGCCGAACACGACCACGCCGCTGAGCGCGATCATCGCAAGCGAATGCTGGCCGAAATACAGGATCGCGGCGGCGAGCCAAGTCGTCAGGCAGAAGGCGCCGATGCGGGCCATCGTGAATTCCTCGTGATACGTGATGAAGGGGGCGTAACCGTCGCCGTGCCGTGGAAGCGCTTGCTGCCGCTCGCGGGGCGCGACGCCGGCCGACGCGGTCGATTGCGCGCGATACGGCGGGCTTCGATACGCGGTTGCGGGCCGGCCGCGGCGAGACGCAATCGAGCGGCGGTCCGGCGGAAGGCAGGACTCGAATTTTACCAGCGTACCCGGCGCGTCTGTCTGGCCCCTTTGCGTCGCGCGGCTAAAGTTTGGTACGACGAATGCCGTTATCCGCTTGCAAGGTATTCGCCTGTTCAATCGACGGCAATCGCCGACCCACTACGGACCGACACAATGCAGATCGAGCCTTCTTCCGCCGCGCAAACCCCGCTTGCGGCTTCCACGCCGACGGCCAATTCGACGGCCGCCGGGACCTCGTCGCCGACGGGCGGCGCGACCGCTGCCGGCGCCGCGCCGGCCAATGGCGGTCAGGCGTCGAGCGCATCGTCGTCGGCGTCGTCGTCGTCTTCGTCGTCCGAGGATCCCGCGGTCAAGCAACTGAAACAGCTGATCGAGCGCCTGCAGAAACAGCTCGCGCAGATTCAGCAACAAATGGCGAGCGTCGCGCAGCGCGCGAAGAACGATCCCGCCGCAGCCACCGAGCAGCAGTCGCTCGGCGCACAAGCGAGCACGATCTCCGCTGCGCTGTCGACGGCGATCGCGCAGCTCGCGCAGGCTATCCAGAAGTCATCCGGATCGACGTCGGGCTCGCTGGTGTCGACGCAGGCCTGAATGCGTCGCGCGCCGCGCCGACGCGCGGCTTCGCGCATTAGAATCGCAAGCTCGTCTCTCCCCAAGGACGGCACCACGATGAGCGCGCACTTCACCGACGACGATCTCGTCCGTTTCGAAGAGCAGGGCGGGCCGCCGCTGCCCGCGGCCGACGCCGAAGGATGGCTCGACCATGACGGCGCGCGCATCTGGCACGCGTCGTTCGGAGATGGGCCGCCCGTCGTGCTGCTGCATGGCGGCCTCGGCCACGCCGGCAACTGGGGCTGCCAGGTGCCGGCCGTGCTGGCGGCCGGCTATCGCGCGGTCCTGATCGACAGCCGCGGCCACGGCCGCAGCACGCGCGACGCGCGCCCCTATTCGTACGAATGCATGGCATCCGACGTGCGCGCAGTACTCGACGCGCTGCGCATCGAGCGCGCGCGCTTCGTCGGCTGGAGCGACGGCGCATGCGTTGCGCTGGTGCTGGCCGCGCGCACGCCGCAGCGGGCGGCGGGCGTCTTCTTCTTCGCGTGCAACATGGATCCGAGCGGGACGAAGGAATTCGTGCCGAGCCCGTTGATCGATCGCTGCTTCGCGCGGCACCGCAAGGACTACGCACGCCTGTCGGCGACGCCGGACGGCTTCGAGCCGTTCGTGGCCGCCGTCAGCGAGATGATGCGCACGCAACCGAATTACGGCGCGTGCGAGCTTGCGGCGATCACGGTGCCGGTCGCGATCGTGCAGGGTGAGCACGACGAGTTCATCCGCGCCGAACATGCGGCATACCTCGTGCGCACGATTCCGGGCGCGACGCTGACGATCCTGCCGGGCGTCAGCCATTTCGCGCCGCTGCAGCGCCCGGCCCGGTTCAATGCGGCGATGCAGGCGTTTCTCGAGCGCACGACCGGCTGACACGGGCGGCGGCGCTTCATCCCGCGCCAATGAAAAAGCCACGGAACGAGCCGTGGCTTGCTTCGATCGCCGAACCAGCGGTGCCCGACTTACGCGATCGTCTTCGACCAGTTCGCGTACCAGTTGCGGAACAGCGTGTACTGCGCTTCAGCGTAGTTGCGTTGCGCGTCGCTCAGCGCATCGGTTTCGTTGAAGTGCAGCGTGTATTCCGTGTCGCCGTTCAGCACCATCAGGTGCTTGTAGAACAGCACGAGGTCGCAGCCTTCGTCGAACGACGACAGCACGGCGAGCGCCGCTTCGAGTTCCTTCGCGCGACCGCGCGCCACGGCGTCGCCCTGCGCGGCCTTCTTGCACAGGTCGACGAGCTGCAGCACTTCGCGCGGCAGCGCATTGCCGATGCCGGTGATCGCGCCGGCCGCACCGCAATTGACGAAGCCGTGGAACACCTGCGTGTCGACGCCGGCCATCAGCGTGACGTTTGCGTCTTGCGACGTGATGTTTTCGGCCGCATAGCGCATGTCTGCGGCGCCGCCGAATTCCTTGAAGCCGATCAGGTTCGGATGCTCGCGGCGCAGTTCGAAGAACAGGTCGGCGCGCGTCGCGAAGCCGTAGTACGGGCTGTTGTAGATCACCGCAGGCAGGTTCGGCGCGGCCTTCAGGATCGCGGAGAAGTGCGCCTTCTGCGCGGCCGGCGATGCGCCGCGCGACAGCACGCGCGGAATCACCATCAGCCCGTGCGCGCCGACCTTCGCCGCGTGAGCGGCGTGCGAGACGGCTTCCTTCGAATTCACCGCGCCCGTGCCGACGATGGTCGGCACGCCGGCTGCGACCAGCCGCGCGACGCCTTCCTGACGTTGCGCTTCGGTGAGCAGCGGCCAGTCGCCCATCGAGCCGCAGTACACTACCGCGCGCATGCCCAGCGCCACCAGCTCCTTGCCCTTCTTCACCAGCGCGTCGAAATCCGGCTGACGCTCGGCGGTACACGGCGTCATCAGGGCCGGAATGGTGCCGGTGAAAATGTTCTCGCTCATCTCGTTTCCTCACATTCAGATAGGTGAACTGCCATTGCTGGCAACCTGGGCGGTACGCGTGCGCGCCGGATCGTGGGGCTTCGCCCGATCCGGACCGTGGCCGGCCGCCTCTCGTTCGCGTCGGTGCCGAAACGGTGCCTCCCGTTTCGCCCGAGAGTCAGCCATCGACGAGTGCATTCTAGTGAGTTCGGATATTTTATACAATATAAAATAAAAAGGGCGTGAGGAAGGGAAGGGGAACGTGCTGGAAATGGGCGGGGGAATGGGCTGGAATGAGCGGGGAAGGGCGCGCGGAGCGTACCGGATCGCCTCCGCGCGAACCTTCACCGCGCGCGCCGGGATGCATGGAGTAAGCGCGCGGCCAGTCGGCATGCGACCGCCGCCAGCTGCATTCGGCGCGATTCGCCGAGCCGATCTGCCGGCCGCGTTGGCCGCCCCGCCGCTCTGCTACTATCGTAGAAAATATGCAATATCCACCGGCGCGTCGGCGCAAGCCTTGCCGCCATCCCTGGTCCGAACCGCAACATGAACGACAAACGCCCCGCCCTCGTCTACGCCACGCGTGCCGAGGCCGCCGCGAACGAACTGCGCCGTCGCATCCTGACCGGCGAGTACGTCGACGGCTACCAGCTTCGCCAGGACGCGCTGGCCACCGAGCTCGGGATCAGCCGCATCCCGCTGCGCGAAGCCCTCGTGCAGCTGGAAAGCGAAGGGCTCGTGAAAATCCTGCCGCACAAGGGCGCGATCGTCTCCGAGCTGTCGCCCGAAGACATCACCGAGCTGTTCGAACTGCGCGCGCTGCTCGAGCCCGTGCTGCTGAAAAAGTCGATTCCGAAGCTCACGGCGGAAGACTTCGCGCGGCTCGACGCGATCCTCGACGAATACAGCGCGGTGCTGCACGCGAGCCAGTCCGGTCGCTGGGGGGAACTGAACACCGAGCTGCATCAACTGCTGCTGTCGCGCGCGGAGCAGCCGAAGACGGCCGCGATCGTCGCATCGCTGCTGCAGCAGACCGATCGCTACACGCGCGTTCAGCTGTCGCTGTCGGAGGCCGCGCGCGACGTGGCCGAGTCCGAGCATGCGGAACTGGTCGCGCTGTGCCGCAAGGGCGATGGGCGCGCTGCGGCGTTGCTGCTGAAGCGCCACATCGAGCACGCGGGCGGCGAACTGAACGCGTTCCTGCGCGAACGACGCCTAGGCCGCTGAAGCAGCCGCAGCCGGTCCGCGCAGCGGGGCCGCGAACGCGGCATGGACGCGCCGCGCTCGTCTCCCACAGCGCTCCCGCAGCGCATCGGCCAGCCTGATGCGTATGGGGGATACCGTCTAGCCGCCGCCGATTCCCTGCAACACCTTGCCGGTGCCGCCGCATACCGTGCATGGCTGGCCTTCCACCATCCCTGTGCCGCGACATACGCCGCATAGATCTTCGCCGACACCGGGCGTATCGGGCGGGCCTTCATCTCCCGGACTCAACGGCGCGTCCTGACGCTGTCCCGCCGACGGTCGACTCGTCAGCATCGCATACCTCCTCGTGTGTTTGCCGTCTCGCCGCGCCGCATCGTGCGTGCCCGCCGTGACGAAGTAGGGCACGGGTGGCCGGCGCGCGCGCCGAGAGCTGCGCCGATACGCCCATCGGCAACGCTTGCGCAGGCATCCGCCCCGGCTCGCGACGCATACGGCGTCGCGGCGTCATTACAACTGGTAGCCGAACGCATTCGGCTGGCGCGGTGCGGACAAGATCGAGCACGTAAAGCCGTCAAGTAGTCAGTCATCAGACAACGAGGAAATAACCAAGACGACTGCCCGGCATCCCGCTCAGCACCGTACCGACTTTCAATACCGCTGCCCGTTCGGAAAACGTTTCGCTAATCCGGTGCCGGGCGTAGAAACGTTTTCCCCCAATCCCCTCAAAATCCCGCGACTACTCCGCTTATACGGGTATGCACCAAGTGAGTTAAACGATTAACCGACGTACATTCGCTTCCACACGTCATACAACGTATGACTTAAGTTAAACGCAGGCCGTGTACCGAAAGCGGGCGGAGGTCGCCCGGCGCGCCGCCGAACAACGAGCAACCAGCAAGGAGACTGACGATGAAGCACCGATTCACCCGCTCCCGTACCGCCGTGGCCGTCGCGCTGATGGCAGGCTTCGCCGTATCCGCGCACGCGCGCGTGTTCCGCTCGGCGGACGTGCATGGCGACAACTTCCCGACCAACATGGCGGTCAAGTACATGGGCGACGAACTGTCGAAGCTCACGGGCGGCAAGGACTCGATCAAGGTGTTCGGCAACAGCGCGCTCGGCTCGGAGAAGGACACGGTCGACCAGGTGCGGATCGGCGCGATCGACATGGCGCGCGTGAACGGCGCCTCGTTCAACGAGATCGTGCCCGAGTCGCTGATCCCGTCGTTCCCGTTCTTGTTCCGCGACGTCGACCATTTCCGCAAGGCGATGTACGGTCCCGCCGGCCAGAAGATCCTCGACGCGTTCGCGGCGAAGGGCATGATCGCGCTGACGTTCTACGAGAGCGGCGCGCGCTCGATCTACGCGAAGCGCCCGGTGCGCTCGCCGGCCGACATGAAGGGCCTGAAGGTGCGCGTGCAACCGTCGGACCTGATGGTCGACGAGATCAAGGCAATGGGCGGCACGCCCACGCCGATGCCGTTCGCCGAGGTGTACACGGGCCTGAAGACGGGCCTCGTCGATGCGGCGGAAAACAATCTGCCGTCGTACGAGGAAACCAAGCACTTCGAAGTCGCGCCCGACTACTCGGAGACGCAGCACGCGATGACGCCCGAAGTGCTGGTGTTCTCGAAGAAGATCTGGGACACGCTGTCGCCGCAGGAGCAGGCCGCGATCAAGAAGGCCGCGGCGGATTCGGTGCCGTACTACCAGAAGCTGTGGACCGCGCGCGAGGCGTCTGCGCAGCAGACGGTGACGAAGGGCGGCGCGAAGATCGTGCCGGCCGCGCAGATCGATCGTGCGGCGTTCGTGAAGGCGATGCAGCCGCTGTGGGCCAAGTATGAAAAGACCCCGCAGATGAAGCAGATCGTCGACGAGATCGAGGCCACCAAGTGACCCGTCGCACTTCACCGAATGGCGCCGCGGCCGTCGGCGCGCCCGACGCGCGCGGCGGCGCGGCGCCGTGCCGCGCGCGCGCGACGCCGCTGCTGCACTGCGCGAACGACCTGCTGTTCCGCGCGCTCGCGGTGATCGCGTCGCTGTGTCTCGCGGCGCTCACGGTGCTGGTGTTCTACGCGGTCGTGATGCGCTACGTGTTCGAGAACGCGCCCGATTTCGTCGAGCCGATCGCGTTGCTGCTGGTGATCGTCATCGCGATGTTCGGCGCGGCGATGAAGGTGCGCGACGGCGGCCACATCGGCCTCGATTCGCTCGTGCAGCGCCTGCCGCCGAAGGGGCGCACCGTCGTGATCGCGATCCAGCATCTGTGCCTGATCGCGTTCGCGATCGCGATCATCGCCGGCTGCGGCAGCATGGCGGCCGAGACGATGGGCGACCGCATTCCGATCATCGGGTTGCCCGAAGGCGTGCGCTATCTGATCACGATTCCCGCAGCGATCACCATCATCCTTTTCTCGCTCGAGCACCTGCTCGCGCTCCGTCGTTCTTCGTCGGGACATTAACGCCATGGAACTCGCGATCCTGTCCGTCAGTTTTCTGATTTTCCTCGTGCTTGGCGTGCCCGTGTCGTTCGCGCTCGGCATCGCATGCGTGCTGACCTACCTCGTCGAAGGGCTGCCGATCGCCACCGCGATGCAGTCGATGATCTCGGGGATGAACGCGTTCTCGTTCCTCGCGGTGCCGTTCTTCATCTTTTCCGGCGAACTGATGCTGCACGGCGGCATCGCCGACCGGATCCTGCGCTTCGCGCAGGCGACCGTCGGCCATTTTCGCGGCGGCCTCGGGATGGCCAACGTCGTCGCCTGTACGCTGTTCGGCGGCGTGTCGGGCTCGCCGACCGCCGACACGTCGGCGATGGGCGGCGTGGTGATCCCGTTGATGAAGCGCGAGGGCTACAGCGCGGCGTACGCGGTCAACGTGACGACCCACGCGTCGCTCGCCGGCGCGCTGATGCCGACGTCGACCAACATGATCATCTACGCGTTCGCCGCGCAGGGCATCACCGGGATGCTGCACGGCCAGCAGGTGAGCGGCGTGTCGATCGGCGACCTGCTGTTTTCCGGGCTGCTGCCGGTGCTGTGGGTGATGGGCTTCGTGCTCGCCGCCGCGTACTGGCAGGCCGTGCGTCACGGCTATCCGCGCCGCGAGGACGGCTCGTCCGCGCTGCCCGCGTTCCCCGGCTGGTATGCGGTGCTGCGCAGCTTCGTCGGCGCGGTGCCCGGCCTGATGGTGATCGCGATCATCCTCGTGTGCGTCGCGAAGGGGATCGCCACCGCGACCGAAGCGGCGGCCATCGCGGTCGTGTACTCGCTCGTGCTGACCGCGCTCGTCTATCGCACGCTGACCGTCGAGAAGCTGCGGCGCGCGCTGTCGCATGCGGCGCGCACGACGGGCGTCGTGCTGCTGCTGATCGCCGTGTCGAACATGCTGCGCTTCCAGATGTCGTATCTGGAGATCCCGGATGCGATCGAAGGGCTGCTCAAGCAGTCGACCGCCGCGCCGTGGCTGATGCTGCTGTACATCAACGTCATCCAGGTATTCCTCGGCACCTTCGTCGACATGGCCGCACACATCCTGATCACGACTCCGCTGTTCCTGCCGATCGCGATGGCCTGCGGCGTCGGGCCCGTGCAGTTCGGCATCATGCTGCTGCTGAACTGCTCGCTCGGCCTCGTGCATCCGCCGATCGGCTCGGTGCAGTTCGTCGGCTGCGCGATCGGCAACGTGTCGATCGGCGAGACGACCAAGATGGCGTGGCCGTATTACCTCGCGATCTTCAGCGCGATCAACATCGTCACGTACATGCCGTTCTTCTCCACCTGGCTGCCGAGCCTGATCAGCGGGCACGCGGTGTTCTGAGTACCGGCATCGGCCCGCGTGGCGCCGGACGATCGACATCGTCCGGCGCCGCGATCACGTTAACGGATTCTTCCTTCGTGGCCGGTTTGCGGCGTGCGCGTGCCTCGCGTTGTGCATGCAAGTGACCGACGCCGGACCACGCTGCAGCATGCGTCGTTCGCCGAACAGGCCGGTGCGAACACGCGCCTGGTCTGCGTGCCCGGGTCGATGCGAGCCGCGTGATCGTTCGGACTGCGCGCCGGGCCGAACGCGGCCCGACGCCGGCATTCCCGACCCTTGGATCCAGCGCCGCATGCGAGCGCGCCACCGCCGCCGCGACGCGCCACACACGTCGCCTGCAGCGCCCGCCGAGCTGTGCGATCATGCGCGGCGCCGCGTTGCTGGCAACGCGCCAGTGAATCAGCGCGCGCTTGCGCGCCGCTGCCCATCGTCGTCATACCCGGAGGCCCGATGCTCACCCGCACCATCCACGGCAGCACGCTGCATTACCACGATCACGGCACCGGCTTCCCGGTGCTGCTCGGACACAGCTATCTGTGGGACGCGGCGATGTGGGCGCCGCAGATCGACGCGCTGTCGCGCCGGTATCGCGTGATCGTGCCCGACCTGTGGGGGCATGGCGCATCGGGTCCGCTGCCGGCCGGCACGCAGACGCTCGACGATCTCGCCGCGCATGCGAGCGCGTTGCTCGACGCGCTCGAGATCGAGCAATGCGCGGTGGTCGGCCTGAGCGTCGGCGGGATGTGGGGCGCGCGGCTCGCGTTGCGCGAACCGCAGCGCGTGCGCTCGCTCGTATTGATGGACGCGTCGCTCGAAGCCGAGCCCGACGCGACGCGGCTGCGCTACTTCGGGATGCTCGATGCGATCGCCGCCGCCGGCAAGATTGCGCCACCGCTGCTCGATGCGATCGTGCCGCTGTTCTTCCGCCCGGACGCGAATCTGTCGGACCCGGTGGCGAGCGCATTTCGCGCCGCACTCGCCGGCCTGCCTGCCGACCGGCTGCGCGAGTCGATCGTCCCGCTCGGCCGGCTGATTTTCGGGCGTCCGGACACGCTGGCCGCACTCGCCGACCTCGATGCCGCGCGCACGCTGCTGATGTGCGGCGCCGGCGACATGGCGCGGCCGCCGTCGGAGACGGAGAAGATGGCAGGCGTGATCGGCTGCCGCCACGTGCTGGTGCCGGACGCCGGCCACATCTCGAACCTCGAGAATCCCGCCTTCGTCACGCGCACGCTGCTCGACTGGTTCGACGAGCAGAAGCTCGCCGCGGCTTGAGCGGCACGCGGCGTTGCGTGACGCCGCTGCGGCTGGCACTGCGCGACGGATGTGCCGCGCATCAGG of the Burkholderia ubonensis genome contains:
- a CDS encoding YncE family protein, producing the protein MHSKRFPLRRARLLAALTLATTAVAAHAADWIVSANDGKYQRVEGRDTYLAAPPTDTLTLLDAGAFPPKVALQVDVENGIQGPPQAVAVTPDASVALVAAPTRYDQAGKRLVFDTFLQVVDLKASPPAVTRIELGAHPQGIAIDRSGRLAFVTDVDGGVSVLHIDGARVTLDGSLKIGKKRLAGVSFTHDGAHALVALRDEQGVAVLNVDDGKVTDSGTRLSSGVAPYTIDVSSDGRWAVVSNVGLAGLPGYAGKLAGDADTIALIDVSRTPFRTVQYLSVPSLPEGVAISPDGKWIAVQTMDGSNLTPDNPGRRKRGKVLLFAIRDGQAVKAGEAAGGEAAQGVVFTADSRHVIVQFNVERELALYAVNGGKLRDTGERIALTGGPSSLRTFPR
- a CDS encoding alpha/beta fold hydrolase; translated protein: MSAHFTDDDLVRFEEQGGPPLPAADAEGWLDHDGARIWHASFGDGPPVVLLHGGLGHAGNWGCQVPAVLAAGYRAVLIDSRGHGRSTRDARPYSYECMASDVRAVLDALRIERARFVGWSDGACVALVLAARTPQRAAGVFFFACNMDPSGTKEFVPSPLIDRCFARHRKDYARLSATPDGFEPFVAAVSEMMRTQPNYGACELAAITVPVAIVQGEHDEFIRAEHAAYLVRTIPGATLTILPGVSHFAPLQRPARFNAAMQAFLERTTG
- a CDS encoding dihydrodipicolinate synthase family protein, whose product is MSENIFTGTIPALMTPCTAERQPDFDALVKKGKELVALGMRAVVYCGSMGDWPLLTEAQRQEGVARLVAAGVPTIVGTGAVNSKEAVSHAAHAAKVGAHGLMVIPRVLSRGASPAAQKAHFSAILKAAPNLPAVIYNSPYYGFATRADLFFELRREHPNLIGFKEFGGAADMRYAAENITSQDANVTLMAGVDTQVFHGFVNCGAAGAITGIGNALPREVLQLVDLCKKAAQGDAVARGRAKELEAALAVLSSFDEGCDLVLFYKHLMVLNGDTEYTLHFNETDALSDAQRNYAEAQYTLFRNWYANWSKTIA
- a CDS encoding GntR family transcriptional regulator; this translates as MNDKRPALVYATRAEAAANELRRRILTGEYVDGYQLRQDALATELGISRIPLREALVQLESEGLVKILPHKGAIVSELSPEDITELFELRALLEPVLLKKSIPKLTAEDFARLDAILDEYSAVLHASQSGRWGELNTELHQLLLSRAEQPKTAAIVASLLQQTDRYTRVQLSLSEAARDVAESEHAELVALCRKGDGRAAALLLKRHIEHAGGELNAFLRERRLGR
- a CDS encoding TRAP transporter substrate-binding protein, which encodes MKHRFTRSRTAVAVALMAGFAVSAHARVFRSADVHGDNFPTNMAVKYMGDELSKLTGGKDSIKVFGNSALGSEKDTVDQVRIGAIDMARVNGASFNEIVPESLIPSFPFLFRDVDHFRKAMYGPAGQKILDAFAAKGMIALTFYESGARSIYAKRPVRSPADMKGLKVRVQPSDLMVDEIKAMGGTPTPMPFAEVYTGLKTGLVDAAENNLPSYEETKHFEVAPDYSETQHAMTPEVLVFSKKIWDTLSPQEQAAIKKAAADSVPYYQKLWTAREASAQQTVTKGGAKIVPAAQIDRAAFVKAMQPLWAKYEKTPQMKQIVDEIEATK
- a CDS encoding TRAP transporter small permease, which encodes MTRRTSPNGAAAVGAPDARGGAAPCRARATPLLHCANDLLFRALAVIASLCLAALTVLVFYAVVMRYVFENAPDFVEPIALLLVIVIAMFGAAMKVRDGGHIGLDSLVQRLPPKGRTVVIAIQHLCLIAFAIAIIAGCGSMAAETMGDRIPIIGLPEGVRYLITIPAAITIILFSLEHLLALRRSSSGH
- a CDS encoding TRAP transporter large permease, yielding MELAILSVSFLIFLVLGVPVSFALGIACVLTYLVEGLPIATAMQSMISGMNAFSFLAVPFFIFSGELMLHGGIADRILRFAQATVGHFRGGLGMANVVACTLFGGVSGSPTADTSAMGGVVIPLMKREGYSAAYAVNVTTHASLAGALMPTSTNMIIYAFAAQGITGMLHGQQVSGVSIGDLLFSGLLPVLWVMGFVLAAAYWQAVRHGYPRREDGSSALPAFPGWYAVLRSFVGAVPGLMVIAIILVCVAKGIATATEAAAIAVVYSLVLTALVYRTLTVEKLRRALSHAARTTGVVLLLIAVSNMLRFQMSYLEIPDAIEGLLKQSTAAPWLMLLYINVIQVFLGTFVDMAAHILITTPLFLPIAMACGVGPVQFGIMLLLNCSLGLVHPPIGSVQFVGCAIGNVSIGETTKMAWPYYLAIFSAINIVTYMPFFSTWLPSLISGHAVF
- a CDS encoding alpha/beta fold hydrolase, with protein sequence MLTRTIHGSTLHYHDHGTGFPVLLGHSYLWDAAMWAPQIDALSRRYRVIVPDLWGHGASGPLPAGTQTLDDLAAHASALLDALEIEQCAVVGLSVGGMWGARLALREPQRVRSLVLMDASLEAEPDATRLRYFGMLDAIAAAGKIAPPLLDAIVPLFFRPDANLSDPVASAFRAALAGLPADRLRESIVPLGRLIFGRPDTLAALADLDAARTLLMCGAGDMARPPSETEKMAGVIGCRHVLVPDAGHISNLENPAFVTRTLLDWFDEQKLAAA